The Verrucomicrobiaceae bacterium DNA window CACGGAGAAACTCCCGCGTGGGCAGGCTGCTGATGACGCTGGAGCTGTCGGTCTGGAGATTCATGTGGCAGCGGCTGTCCAAGAAACCTCAAACACATCATGATCAGCCCCGTCGGACTTCGCGGCGAGCACTTTGGCAGTAGCAGGGGTGGAATAGAGCTTCCCCAGGCCCTGAACCAGTCCCACGACAAAGTCTGTGAGCCCAGAGCGATGCGTAAAGTAATGCAAATGCATCGAGTTTTCGCCGATGTCCGAGCACTCGAAGCGTGGTGGTTGGAGCTTGGGATAGATCATCTGCACACGAGTGTGGAAGTTTGGCAGATTGATGAGGAATTCCTTCAGCGAGGCACCGCCTGCACGCATCATGGAGCCATAGCTGTCAGAGGCTGTTTTTAGCACCCAGTGCTCACCAAAGGCGATCAGGATGGCGCTTGCGGGAGAACCCAGGACCTCAGACGCCGCACTGACGAGGTCATACGTCATGTCATCTGGGTAGGGCTCATTGCTCACAAAGACATCCACATCGACGCCCGCCTTCTTTTTGATCAGCTCCCATTTGTCCTCCCCAAAATGGGTGACGACGAGTTCTTCGATGGCTTTATTGACGAGTCCGTACATGGGCGAGGGTTGAGGGAGTTGGAAGGCTTGATTGTGAACTTTTTTGAACCATGGCGCACCCCATTTTTCAGTCACCCCCCTCGGTTGAGGGGGGGATGGTGAGAAATGCGGACTTTTTCGACCATGGCTGGCGATGGCTCCGATACGCCATTTTCTCACTCGCCGCACTCCCCTCGCACATAAAAAATGACGGAGCCTGAACACGAAGTGGCAAAATGGGGTATCGGCACCCATTTCGCGTGTTGTCCTCGTTTCGGACTTGGAGTCTTTTGGTTGCATTCGGGCTGCAAATGACCAGAACAAAGGCAGTCCATTTCATTTCTTCCCCATTTCCCTCTGATTCTCGATGAGCACGCGCACCACGATCATCCTCTTCCTGCTCGTCGCCACACTCGGCGCGGTCATTCTAGGCATAGAGCGGTATTTCCCATCTGCACAGCAGCTGCGGGAGATGCGCCGCGGGCCTGCACGCTTTGCGATCGACCAAGTAGCGCAGATTGAGATCACGGACTCTACTGGCGGGGTGATCCGCCTTTCGCTCAAAGATGGTGCGTGGCAGCTCTTGAAGCCGGTAGAGGATCTGGCCGATCCAGAGCGTGTGGCTGCCCTGCTGAAGGCGCTGGACTCGATCGAGTGGGTGGAGCGGGTGGAGAGGGCGGAGTTTGATGACAATGAATGGGCAAAGACGGGGCTCGATAAGCCCCGGCATAAAATCCGCGTGCTCGGTAAAGCGGGGCAGTCGCTCTATGAGTGCTGGTTTGGCTCCCTGGCAGCGATCGAGGGCAGCTCCTACATTCACCTGCCGGGTGCCGAGGGCGGGGCTACATCTTATGTGGCGCGGGGAGTCGCCGCTCGTCTGCTGGATGTGCCACAGACGGCATGGCGGGATGCACGGCTCCTACGTGCGAAGGCAGAGCGAGTCACTGGTATCACGCTGACCAAGGCAGATGGCCAGATCCAGCTTTTCCGGGAGAATGAAAATATGCCCTGGGTGCTGCTGAAGCCCATCCGCACCCGCGCCAGCAAGGACCGCGTCAATGAGCTGCTCTCCATCCTGCTAAATATCGAGATCATCGAGGCAAAAGATGCGACCACGGCCAATGTGAAGTCAGCCGCCGCAGTGCCTACGCCAGCTGATGCTGCGCTCGCTATCCCAGCGGATGAAATCCGCGCTCGCCTGATCCTCGGTGGAGATGAAAAGAACACGCTGGAAGTGATGCTCAAAAAACCGGCTGATCCGACCACCGTGAGTGTCCCCGCGACGGCGCAGCACCGGAAGCCTGCCTTTACCGTGGCGGCCAAGAATATCGCCGCACTGTGGCTGGACCCGAATATCCTGCGGGATCGCCTACTCGCCCAAATCAATGCGGAGGCCTGTCTTGGTATGACGATCACGAGTACAGCCTTTCCAGAGGTGCGGCTCACTCAGACGTCTGGCACTTGGTATCTGGATCGGCATGGGAAAAAAGAGCCCGCCAACGGTGAAAAAGTGGCCCGCATGATCGAGGCGCTCAATTCCCATGAGATTATGAATTACGCCGCTGATGCAGCTACGGATCTGAAGCCCTATGGGCTGGATAAGCCCTTTCAGACACTTTCTTGGAGCTATCAGGGCTTTAAGCCCATCAAGCTCCAGCTCGGCAGTAATGAGGCTAGTACACAATTTTATGCCAAGTATGAGGATGAGCCTTTTGTTTACCGCATCGACCCCAATTTGCTGCCGACGCTCTCGCCGGATAGCATCAAGTGGAAGGGGCTAGGAGCACTGCGCTTCAGCACCTTTGCCGTACGGCGCATCACCGTCTCACTGGGAGCTGCGCCGCCGCTGATTCTCACACACAATCCCGAAACAGCTGTCTGGAAGGCCTCTCAGGCGGGCAAAGACATGACGGAGCAGCTCGACCGCCTGAAGGTGGACAAATTCGCCAGTGATCTCTCTAAGTTCACGGTGCAGGACTGGTCCGCGAGCCGCAGTGATGCCTTGCAAGCCCTCAAGGTGCCTTATTTGCGCATCCAGATCCTGATCAGCGAGGAGGCGGGCAAAAACGAAGGCCCCGCCCGCGAGGTGAATCTGGTTTTCTCCCCCACACAGCCGAATGTGGATACGGCATTCCTTTTCGGTCAGATCGAGGGTGATCCCGATGTATTCTACATCAGCCGCAGCTCACTTTTGAAGGTCATTCGCAGTCCCTTCAAGGACAAGCCGGGTGGCAAGTGATGCGGCACAAGGATATGACTCCATGACTGCTGCCCCCATCGAAATCCTCGCTTCCAGCCTATTTGCGCTCGCGGTGGTGCATACTTTTTCGGTGAAGCGATTTGCGAAGTGGGCCCACCGCTTTCCCAAAGGCTCGATTCAGGAGAATGTGCTGCATTTTTTGGCCGAGACTGAGGTGGTTTTTGGCCTGTGGGCGGCGGCTTTGTTTGCAGGTATCGCTGTGCTGAAGGGGAGCGTGAATGAGGCCGTGCATCACATCGAGAGCCTGAATTTCACGGAGCCAAAGTTCGTGCTGGTCGTGATGGTGGTCGCGGCAACACGGCCCGTCGTGCGGCTGGCAGAGGTGCTGATTGCCATGATCGCGAGGTTGATCCCTTTGCGTGAGAGTATGGCCTTTTTTGTGGCGGCGCTGTCCTTTGGCTCCCTGCTGGGCTCATTCATCACCGAGCCTGCGGCGATGACGCTACTGGCCATCCTTTTGAAGCGCCGCTACTTTGACCGTGGCATCAGTAGCCGGCTGGCCTATGCCACGCTGGGGCTGCTGTTTGTGAATGTGTCCATCGGGGGCACGCTGACGCATTTCGCTGCGCCGCCTGTGCTGATGGTGGCATCGAAATGGCAGTGGGATATGGCCTTCATGTTCACCACCTTCGGCTGGAAGGCTGCTGCGAGCTGTGTGGTCTCCACGGGACTCATCGCCTGGGCCTTCCGCCGGGAAATCCTAGCACTGGAGGTGCAGAAGCAGGCCAGTGAGCGCATCCCAGTCTGGCTCACGGTGCTGCATGTGCTCTTCCTCGCGGCCATCGTCTTTTTTGCCCATCACCCGGATGTGTTCTTTGGGGTGTTCATGCTCTTTTTAGGTCTCGTCACAGCGACGCGTGAGTATCAGGACGGGCTGAAGCTGAAGGAGGGGCTGCTTGTCGGGTTCTTCCTCGCGGGACTGGTCACGCTGGGCTCATTGCAGTCCTGGTGGCTGAAACCGCTCATCGCTGGGCTAGATGGCCCCACGCTCTACTTCGGTGCCACAGGACTCACTGCCTTGACCGATAACGCTGCGCTCACCTACCTGGGCAGCTTGGTGGAGGGGATCACGTCGGATTTAAAATACGCCCTCGTCGCAGGTGCCGTCACGGGCGGTGGACTCACGGTGATCGCGAATGCGCCGAATCCCGCTGGCGTGGGCATATTGCAGACGAGTGAGGCCTTTCGCGGTGAAGGCATCAGTCCACTGGGGCTCTTCCTCGGAGCACTACTGCCCACCGCGGTCGCGGTTGTGTTCTTCTGGCTGGTTGGGTGAGCGGGGAAGGTTCTGCGCCGTAGGATTGCCGCAATGACGGGCACCACAGCAGCGTCACTTTTTCTTACCACTACGGATGAATTCCTCGCGGGTGACGAAGCCGTCTTTGTCCGCGTCGAGCTTCACAAAGCGGGCTTTTGCCTCTGCCTTGTCGCCACCTTGGCCAGCGAGGTATTCAGCCTCGGTGAGTTGTGGCTTTCCTGGATAGAGGCGGTCGTAGCGCTTGTCGCGGGGTTCGTTCGGGTCGTAGCTTTTGGATGGGCCTTTGCTGCCATTCACGACCTTTGCGGTCTTGCCACTCTTGGGGGGCTGGGCATCGCTACCCACGGGTGGGAGGTGTTTTTTCAATGCGGCGATCACTTCGGCGTGCTCAGGCTTGGTGGCGAGGTTCACCGTCTCGCTGGGGTCGTTTTGCTCATCGTAGAGCTCGATGAAGCCGATATCTGCCGCATTGCGCTTCCGCCAAAAAGTGCCGCGCCAGCGCTCTGTGCGTATGCTGTAGCCCATCAGGCTGCCGCCGTGGTCTTTGGATGATCTTGGATACACGCTGATGGCGGGTTTCTGCATCGGCGCATCGGGGTTTTCGAGATAGGGCTTCAAGCTCATGCCAGCGAGGCCCTGTGGCACACTCAGGCCACACACATCGGCCAAAGTGGGATAGACATCGACGAACTCCACCGGAGCGGCGCAATGTTTGCCCGCAATGCTGCTTTTTGGCAGTGCGATGAGTAGCGGTGCACGCGTGGCGAGCTCGAAATTCGTGTGCTTGTGCCACAAGCCGTGATCGCCTAGCTGCCAGCCGTGGTCGCCCCAAAGCACGACGATGGTGTTTTCCACCAGACCTTCCTTTTCCAATGCATCGAGCACCAGACCGATCTGTGCATCGGTAAAGCTCACGCAGGCGTTGTAGCCGTGGCGTAGGGTCTTGGCGAAATCAGCCGGGATGGGATTCTCCTTCGGTGTGCCGGGATAGGCATGCAGCTCGCCATTGGTGTGTCCGACGAAGTCGGGCGTGCCCTCAGGATACGTTTCGATGTTGGGGCCGGGGATCGACTCTGGATCGTGCATGTCCCAATACTTCTTCGGTGCGACAAAGGGCAAATGAGGCTTCACAAAGCCCACGCCGAGGAAAAAGGGCTTTCCGGCGGTTTTCAGAGCCATGAGGCGCTTCACTGCCTCCCGTGCCACAGCTCCGTCTGGCAGTTGCGCATCGCTTTTGGGGCTCACCTCGTAAGCAGGGCCTTTTTTGGCGTTTTTCCCGCTTTTGCGCTGTGGTGCATCGGAGATCGGATTGGCAAACTCACTCGCTACACCTTCAAACCTCGTTACGGTGTGCTTGGTCCAGTCTTTTTCATCGACGCTGACCATCTCGCCGCTGGGGAACCAGCGCGGCTCCGACCAGGACGGACCGTCTTCAAAGCCGTGGTGCTCGATCTTGCCGAGAGCGGCAGTGTGGTAGCCATTTGAGCGAAAGTGCTGCGGCAGAGTCACGCAATCCGGCGCGGCATCGCGGAAGTGCGTTTCGAGATCCCACACCTTCGTCGTATCTGGTCGTAGGCCCGTGAGGATGGCCGTGCGTGAAGGGCTGCACACCGCCTGCGCACAGTAGGCCCGATCAAAGACGATGCCGCGAGCCGCGAGGCGGTCGATGTTTGGCGTCTTCGCGTGCTTCACACCGTAGCAGCCGATATCTGGCCGTAGATCATCTACAGCGATGAAGAGGACATTCATCGGCTGAGCCGCAAAAGCGGACAGCATAGGAAAAAGTGCGGTGAGAAGGAAAGAGTAGCGGCGCATGGCAGTGGGCAGGGAGAACAGTCGGATGGGCCGGTTATTTCCTGATTTTCTTCTCAGCCGTCGCGAAGAGCCGGGAAACTCTAGTCTTGACCAGCGGCCCTAAAATTCGGTATCCTCAGAAAATTGCTGAAAATCAGGCATTAAGCGCCGCTTCGGCAATTTCTACTTCAACCTCCCGATCCTGTTATGCGAACGCCCTACGCACGCATCTTCCCGTTTGCCGTTTTTTCGCTTCTATATGGTGCTTCCCTAGCGCCAGCGGCAACGGATCAATTTAGCACTGGTCCGAACCAGGGCACCCCAGACGGACTCTGCGATGTGTGGCAGATGGTGTATAATGGTTGGGGGATCACCACCGCAGGCGATGAAGATAATGATGGCTGCTCGAATGTGCTGGAGTCCATCATGGGCACAGATCCACGTAGGGCAGGGGATTGCCTCAAAGTGGGCAACACCGTGGTCTCAGCGGGCAATGTGGTCTTCACTTTCGATGCGGAGAAGGGCAAAAAATACCGGGCACTGTGTGCGGACTTGCCCAATGCCGCGCCGGGTGACTGGCAACCCGTCGCAGGTAGCGATAAAGTGCCCACCAGCGATAACCCGAACGAAACCATCGTGGTGAGTAAGCCGCCGGGCTCGAAGAAGTTTTACCGGCTCGAGGTCACGGACCAAGATCTGGACGCAGATGGCCTCTCTGACTGGGCGGAAGCTCGACTGGGCAGTGATCCGAGCATGGTGACTAGCCCGACGAACGCCTCTGGTGGTGTGGCGTCTGATGCGGAGACGCTAGCCTCACTGATGTCGCTGGTGATGCTGCCTGGAGTGACGGATGCTTTCGAAAAGGAAGGTACAGCAGCCACCGTGCGTGTGCAGCGCTCCGTTGGCACGATGCCACTGACCATTCAGCTCAATGGGCTGCCCGGTGCGACCCTGCCCACAAAGGCGAGCGCGGAGTCTGGTGAATTTTTCTTCCAGAACATGGCCGGTGTGACGGTGACGAGTGTGACGCTGCCAGCCGATGCTGGCGTGGCGGAGCCCTACGAAATCGCCAAGGTCAAAGCTGTGGTGGATACGACGGAGGAGGTGCCCGAGGCACTCAAAGTATGCGTGGCACTGCCTGGTGCCGCAGGTGCGAGCGGTGGCGCAGGGACGACTGTGTCCATCTGTGATGCCAATCCGACCGATCCTGCCAATCGACAGCTCTACGTGGCCTTTCTGGGCCGTGAGGCAGGTGTAGCATCCACCGCTAGTGGTTATGCGACAGCGCTGGTCGATGGGGCAAATAACACGGCCTCCATCTCGGTCGTCTTTAACAATCTATCCTCGGATCAAAACACCGCCTACATCCGCATTGGCCCCGACTTAGAGGTGCAGGTGCTGCCGATCGGTCAGGTGAGCGGCGCAGGGTGGAATATCCGTGCCGCGCAGACTCAGGTGACAGACCAGCGCATGCTCGATGCACTCGCGGATGGCGAGCTCTATGTGGCCATCACGACGGTGAATTTTCCCGATAAGGAGCTCTGGGGCTATTTCAATAAAGCTGCTGGATCGGTGCTGTTCGATCCGAGTAACGCCAACTTAGCCGCTCCGGCGCTGGGCAGCTCCCTGTGGCAAAATCCGACCGGAGATGCCCTGGAGCGAGATATTTGGCGCTTCATGAACCAAGCGACGATGGGCGGCACCACAGCTCTTTATGCAGAAATCCGTGCAGAGGTGGATGCCGCCATCGCAGGAGGTGGTAGCTACATCCAGGGGCTCTCGAACTGGCTCGATAAGCAGATGGACCCAGCGCAGACGCCTTCGCTGAACTATCAAAAGCTGGTCATGGCGGCGGATATGGAAGAATTCGCCCTGCGTGGGAACAAACCGATCACCTATAGCAACGACCCGCAGCAAAATGGCGGCACGATCGGTGTCACCTACGTCAATGGCATGCCCGTGGCGAACACCGGCAGCCCGAACACGAACGATCCCGGCAACAACCACCCAAACAACAATGGCAACTCTCCCAATCGCCGCCGCGAGTGGTGGACGATGGTGCTGCAAAGCCAGGACCATCTGCGCCAGCGTGTAGCCCAGGCCCTGAGTGAGATTTGCGTCATCTCGGAGCGTGATGCTGGAGTGATGACTTGGCACTACGGTGCGGCAAATTGGTGGGACATGCTCGCCGGGGGAGCTTTCGGCAAATACCGCGATCTGCTGCAAAATGTGACGCTCAGTCCGATGATGGGCATCTACCTCACGAGCATGGCGAATCGTGCCACTTATGTGTCCGGTGGCATCACCATCAGCCCAGATGAGAACTACGCCCGCGAGATCATGCAGCTCTTCTCCATCGGTCTGGTGCTGCGCCATCCAGACGGCAGCCTCATCCTCAGGCTCTGAGGGGTTACCGATCTCCACCTATGATAACAATGACATCACAGAGCTGGCTCGCATCTTCACCGGCTTCTCCCACGGCGCACGCAATGGCCTGGTGCGTGCAGGCATATACAGCGGCACGGGTGGTGTGACCACGACGGATCAGCGCATCTCACCCACCTCCTATGCCAATGGTACGACGAACAATGTGTGGTTCGGCCGCCAGGATGGGCATATCTATTGGCAGACTCCCTGGACGACACCGATGGCAGTGATCGGTCGCCAGAGCACCACGGTGTATCATGACTTCAATGCGAAGACGCTTTTCAATGGCAAGCACCAGCAAACATACTTCACTG harbors:
- a CDS encoding putative Na+/H+ antiporter, which produces MTAAPIEILASSLFALAVVHTFSVKRFAKWAHRFPKGSIQENVLHFLAETEVVFGLWAAALFAGIAVLKGSVNEAVHHIESLNFTEPKFVLVVMVVAATRPVVRLAEVLIAMIARLIPLRESMAFFVAALSFGSLLGSFITEPAAMTLLAILLKRRYFDRGISSRLAYATLGLLFVNVSIGGTLTHFAAPPVLMVASKWQWDMAFMFTTFGWKAAASCVVSTGLIAWAFRREILALEVQKQASERIPVWLTVLHVLFLAAIVFFAHHPDVFFGVFMLFLGLVTATREYQDGLKLKEGLLVGFFLAGLVTLGSLQSWWLKPLIAGLDGPTLYFGATGLTALTDNAALTYLGSLVEGITSDLKYALVAGAVTGGGLTVIANAPNPAGVGILQTSEAFRGEGISPLGLFLGALLPTAVAVVFFWLVG
- a CDS encoding sulfatase, which translates into the protein MLSAFAAQPMNVLFIAVDDLRPDIGCYGVKHAKTPNIDRLAARGIVFDRAYCAQAVCSPSRTAILTGLRPDTTKVWDLETHFRDAAPDCVTLPQHFRSNGYHTAALGKIEHHGFEDGPSWSEPRWFPSGEMVSVDEKDWTKHTVTRFEGVASEFANPISDAPQRKSGKNAKKGPAYEVSPKSDAQLPDGAVAREAVKRLMALKTAGKPFFLGVGFVKPHLPFVAPKKYWDMHDPESIPGPNIETYPEGTPDFVGHTNGELHAYPGTPKENPIPADFAKTLRHGYNACVSFTDAQIGLVLDALEKEGLVENTIVVLWGDHGWQLGDHGLWHKHTNFELATRAPLLIALPKSSIAGKHCAAPVEFVDVYPTLADVCGLSVPQGLAGMSLKPYLENPDAPMQKPAISVYPRSSKDHGGSLMGYSIRTERWRGTFWRKRNAADIGFIELYDEQNDPSETVNLATKPEHAEVIAALKKHLPPVGSDAQPPKSGKTAKVVNGSKGPSKSYDPNEPRDKRYDRLYPGKPQLTEAEYLAGQGGDKAEAKARFVKLDADKDGFVTREEFIRSGKKK
- a CDS encoding DUF4340 domain-containing protein, producing MSTRTTIILFLLVATLGAVILGIERYFPSAQQLREMRRGPARFAIDQVAQIEITDSTGGVIRLSLKDGAWQLLKPVEDLADPERVAALLKALDSIEWVERVERAEFDDNEWAKTGLDKPRHKIRVLGKAGQSLYECWFGSLAAIEGSSYIHLPGAEGGATSYVARGVAARLLDVPQTAWRDARLLRAKAERVTGITLTKADGQIQLFRENENMPWVLLKPIRTRASKDRVNELLSILLNIEIIEAKDATTANVKSAAAVPTPADAALAIPADEIRARLILGGDEKNTLEVMLKKPADPTTVSVPATAQHRKPAFTVAAKNIAALWLDPNILRDRLLAQINAEACLGMTITSTAFPEVRLTQTSGTWYLDRHGKKEPANGEKVARMIEALNSHEIMNYAADAATDLKPYGLDKPFQTLSWSYQGFKPIKLQLGSNEASTQFYAKYEDEPFVYRIDPNLLPTLSPDSIKWKGLGALRFSTFAVRRITVSLGAAPPLILTHNPETAVWKASQAGKDMTEQLDRLKVDKFASDLSKFTVQDWSASRSDALQALKVPYLRIQILISEEAGKNEGPAREVNLVFSPTQPNVDTAFLFGQIEGDPDVFYISRSSLLKVIRSPFKDKPGGK
- a CDS encoding heme NO-binding domain-containing protein produces the protein MYGLVNKAIEELVVTHFGEDKWELIKKKAGVDVDVFVSNEPYPDDMTYDLVSAASEVLGSPASAILIAFGEHWVLKTASDSYGSMMRAGGASLKEFLINLPNFHTRVQMIYPKLQPPRFECSDIGENSMHLHYFTHRSGLTDFVVGLVQGLGKLYSTPATAKVLAAKSDGADHDVFEVSWTAAAT
- a CDS encoding DUF1800 family protein; its protein translation is MRTPYARIFPFAVFSLLYGASLAPAATDQFSTGPNQGTPDGLCDVWQMVYNGWGITTAGDEDNDGCSNVLESIMGTDPRRAGDCLKVGNTVVSAGNVVFTFDAEKGKKYRALCADLPNAAPGDWQPVAGSDKVPTSDNPNETIVVSKPPGSKKFYRLEVTDQDLDADGLSDWAEARLGSDPSMVTSPTNASGGVASDAETLASLMSLVMLPGVTDAFEKEGTAATVRVQRSVGTMPLTIQLNGLPGATLPTKASAESGEFFFQNMAGVTVTSVTLPADAGVAEPYEIAKVKAVVDTTEEVPEALKVCVALPGAAGASGGAGTTVSICDANPTDPANRQLYVAFLGREAGVASTASGYATALVDGANNTASISVVFNNLSSDQNTAYIRIGPDLEVQVLPIGQVSGAGWNIRAAQTQVTDQRMLDALADGELYVAITTVNFPDKELWGYFNKAAGSVLFDPSNANLAAPALGSSLWQNPTGDALERDIWRFMNQATMGGTTALYAEIRAEVDAAIAGGGSYIQGLSNWLDKQMDPAQTPSLNYQKLVMAADMEEFALRGNKPITYSNDPQQNGGTIGVTYVNGMPVANTGSPNTNDPGNNHPNNNGNSPNRRREWWTMVLQSQDHLRQRVAQALSEICVISERDAGVMTWHYGAANWWDMLAGGAFGKYRDLLQNVTLSPMMGIYLTSMANRATYVSGGITISPDENYAREIMQLFSIGLVLRHPDGSLILRL